The following coding sequences lie in one Nitratireductor mangrovi genomic window:
- a CDS encoding carbohydrate ABC transporter permease, which produces MSQARTSPARTFAAHAILIVYTVIALFPVLVVVMNSFKSRKAIFRSPLSPPTGETFDMIGYETVLSQGNFPLYFQNSVIVTVVALAIVLIFGAMAAFALAEYRFRGNTLMGLYLALGIMIPIRLGTVAILEMMVASGLVNTLTALILVYSAQGLPLAIFILTEFTRQISDDLKNAGRIDGLSEYRIFFQLVLPLLRPPMATVAVFTMIPIWNDLWFPLILAPAESTKTVTLGAQLFLGQFVTNWNAVLAALSLAILPVLVLYLIFSRQLIRGITSGAVK; this is translated from the coding sequence GTGAGCCAGGCCAGAACCTCCCCAGCGCGCACCTTCGCCGCCCACGCGATCCTGATCGTCTACACCGTGATCGCGCTGTTTCCGGTGCTGGTCGTGGTGATGAACTCGTTCAAGTCGCGCAAGGCGATTTTCCGCTCGCCGCTGTCGCCGCCGACGGGCGAGACGTTCGACATGATCGGTTACGAGACCGTGCTGTCGCAGGGCAACTTCCCGCTCTATTTCCAGAACAGCGTCATCGTCACGGTCGTCGCGCTGGCCATCGTGCTGATCTTCGGCGCAATGGCCGCCTTCGCGCTGGCCGAGTACCGCTTTCGCGGCAACACGCTGATGGGACTATACCTGGCGCTCGGCATCATGATTCCTATCCGGCTCGGCACCGTCGCGATCCTTGAGATGATGGTGGCGAGCGGGTTGGTCAACACGCTGACTGCCCTGATCCTGGTCTATTCGGCGCAGGGCCTGCCGCTGGCGATCTTCATCCTGACCGAGTTCACGCGCCAGATCTCCGACGACCTGAAGAATGCCGGGCGCATCGACGGGTTGTCGGAATACCGCATCTTCTTCCAGCTCGTGCTGCCGCTGCTGCGCCCGCCGATGGCGACCGTCGCCGTCTTCACCATGATCCCGATCTGGAACGATCTCTGGTTCCCGCTGATCCTGGCGCCGGCCGAGTCGACCAAGACCGTGACGCTCGGCGCGCAGCTCTTCCTCGGCCAGTTCGTCACCAACTGGAACGCGGTGCTGGCCGCGCTGTCGCTGGCCATCCTGCCGGTGCTCGTCCTTTACCTCATCTTCTCGCGGCAGCTGATCCGCGGCATCACATCCGGAGCCGTCAAGTGA
- a CDS encoding carbohydrate ABC transporter permease yields MATGKSERTPIRWHIAVFLAPAVLIYSAVMIVPLFGTLQLSLFTTIDNEQVFAGIDNFRTLFGDERWSVSFWNALWNNTWFFIIHMLVQNPVGILLAALLSHPRLRFSAFYRTAIFIPTILSFVIVGFTWKLILSPLWGVAPDLLDMVGLKHLFTPWLGKEEYALTTLGLISVWQFVGIPMMLIYAALLSIPDEILEAAECDGITGFSQFWKIQLPLILPAIGIISVLTFVGNFNAFDLIYSAQGALAGPNYSTDILGTFLYRTFFGFQLQTGDPNMGATIASIMFFIILTGVCIYLFAIQTRLRRYQF; encoded by the coding sequence ATGGCGACAGGCAAGTCGGAAAGAACGCCGATCCGCTGGCACATCGCCGTGTTCCTGGCGCCTGCGGTGTTGATCTACAGCGCGGTCATGATCGTGCCGCTGTTCGGCACGCTGCAGCTTTCGCTCTTCACCACCATCGACAACGAGCAGGTCTTCGCCGGCATCGACAACTTTCGGACCCTGTTCGGCGATGAGCGCTGGTCGGTGAGTTTCTGGAACGCGCTCTGGAACAACACCTGGTTCTTCATCATCCACATGCTGGTGCAAAACCCGGTCGGAATCCTGCTCGCCGCCCTGCTCAGCCACCCGCGGCTGCGCTTTTCGGCCTTCTATCGCACGGCGATCTTCATCCCGACGATCCTCTCCTTCGTCATCGTCGGCTTTACATGGAAGCTGATCCTGAGCCCGCTCTGGGGTGTGGCGCCAGACCTGCTCGACATGGTTGGGCTCAAGCACCTGTTCACGCCATGGCTCGGCAAGGAGGAGTATGCCCTCACCACACTCGGGCTGATCTCGGTGTGGCAATTCGTCGGCATCCCGATGATGCTGATCTATGCGGCGCTGCTGTCGATTCCGGACGAAATCCTCGAAGCGGCCGAATGCGACGGCATCACCGGCTTCTCGCAATTCTGGAAGATCCAGCTACCGCTGATCCTGCCGGCCATCGGCATCATCTCGGTGCTGACCTTTGTCGGCAATTTCAACGCCTTCGACCTGATCTATTCCGCGCAAGGGGCGCTGGCGGGCCCGAACTATTCGACCGACATTCTCGGCACGTTCCTCTACCGCACCTTCTTCGGCTTCCAGTTGCAGACCGGCGATCCGAACATGGGCGCCACCATCGCCTCGATCATGTTCTTCATCATCCTGACCGGCGTGTGCATCTACCTGTTCGCCATCCAGACGCGCCTCAGGCGCTACCAGTTCTGA